The following coding sequences lie in one Rutidosis leptorrhynchoides isolate AG116_Rl617_1_P2 chromosome 6, CSIRO_AGI_Rlap_v1, whole genome shotgun sequence genomic window:
- the LOC139853761 gene encoding uncharacterized protein, with translation MRVFRGKEQAYTDMYGKWEDSFIHLDDFKEELLNRNPGSVVDIDFDTTTGQKCFLRFFISLAACSNGFLSGYRPYISLDACHLKGKFNGVLAAATGVDGNNSIFPVGYGVLESENTKSWTWFLELLKKAIGVPDGLVISYDMQKGLEVAITQVYPNVEHRECIRHLYSNFKKHFRGDFFSSNLWGAARTYCPSEHDKLLKEIFDARETAITYLNQNHKKIWSRSKFGTISKCDYITNNISEVFNSWIGDLRSQPVLDLLDAIREKFMVRFYNKRKLVEKWNGTLVPMAKSYINNISKNLGEYEVLRSSDNRAQVKFKGRQWEVVLNE, from the exons ATGAGAGTTTTTAGAGGGAAAGAACAAGCTTACACGGATATGTATGGTAAGTGGGAGGACTCTTTCATACACCTTGATGATTTCAAAGAGGAACTACTAAATAGAAATCCCGGAAGTGTTGTTGACATTGATTTTGACACAACGACTGGTCAGAAATGTTTTCTACGTTTTTTTATTTCATTAGCTGCTTGTTCTAATGGATTTCTTTCCGGTTACCGTCCCTATATTTCTCTTGATGCTTGTCACCTGAAAGGTAAATTTAACGGTGTACTAGCTGCTGCCACGGGTGTTGATGGTAATAATTCGATATTTCCAGTAGGCTATGGCGTGCTTGAGTCCGAGAATACAAAGTCATGGACGTGGTTTCTTGAGTTACTCAAAAAAGCAATTGGAGTACCAGATGGTCTTGTTATCTCCTATGACATGCAGAAAGGACTAGAAGTAGCAATCACACAAGTCTATCCTAACGTTGAGCATAGAGAATGTATCAGACACTTGTATAGTAATTTTAAGAAACACTTTCGTGGTGACTTCTTTAGCTCTAACTTGTGGGGTGCTGCACGAACCTATTGTCCTAGTGAGCATGACAAACTACTAAAGGAAATCTTTGACGCACGAGAAACGGCAATTACTTATCTTAATCAGAACCATAAGAAGATATGGAGCCGGAGCAAGTTTGGCACAATATCTAAGTGTGATTacattactaataacatttcagaaGTTTTTAATTCTTGGATAGGTGACTTGCGTTCTCAACCGGTCCTTGATCTACTAGATGCCATTAGAGAAAAGTTTATGGTACGGTTTTATAATAAAAGGAAGCTAGTGGAAAAGTGGAATGGCACGTTAGTTCCGATGGCTAAAAGTTATATCAACAATATCTCCAAG AATTTGGGTGAATATGAGGTTCTTAGAAGTAGTGATAATCGAGCTCAAGTGAAATTCAAGGGGAGACAATGGGAGGTTGTATTAAATGAGTGA